Part of the Pyxidicoccus trucidator genome is shown below.
GCGGAGGCCGCGCGCGAGCTGGGCCCCTTCGCCGCCCGGGTGATGCGTGCCCAGCGAGAGGCGCTCGGTGCCGAGCACGCCTACGCCTTCGCCATCGGCGATGTGCTGCGCCACTTCCACCTGCACCTGGTGCCCCGCTTCGCCCAGACGCCCCAGCGGCTGTGGGGCCGCGCCGCCTTTGACGCAGCCCCCGCCGACCACCGCCCCGCGGAAGAACTGGAGGCCGCCGCCCGCGCGCTCGCCGCCGCGCTGTCGGGCTGAGGCTCGCGCCCGGGCCGCGTGGTAGACAACCGGCCTCCTTCCCGACGAGAGGTGCCGCCTGCCGTCCGAGCCCCGCAACCGCGTTCTGGAGAAGATGCTCGAGCGCCTCTACGCCGCGCTCGCTTCCGGACCGAGCCTCAACTGCCGCCCCCACCACAGCCGCCAGCGCGTGGACCTGGCCGCGCTGAGCCGCTTGGATGGCACCGCGCCCCACACCGTGCTGGCCGCGCTCCTGGGTGACAAGGCCACCGTCCGGCTCGCAGTGAAGCCTCCCGCGCCCGACGCAAGCTCCGACAGGACTCCGCCCATCAAGGCTCGGGCCATGCGCTCGGGCCGCGGCTCCACCACGCCGGCTGACGGGCGGAGCCGCCCCCCCGACGCACAGGGCGATTCGCTCGCGCGTGCCTCCGCGCCAGCCCTTCCCACCACCGACGCACCGGGCGCTTCGCGCTCACGTGCCATCACGGTGCCAGGAATGGAGGAGCCGGGTCTCCCCACCGACGACGCCGACGAGAGCGAAGCGGAGGACACCGACTCCCCCACTCGCGCCGAGGAGGAGCAACAGGCACTGCTGCGCAAGTTGGCCACCATCGTCGAGGACGCTCGCACCTTCGAGCAGGACACCGGCGCGCACGTGCTCCACGTGGGCTTCCCCCTGCTGCACCTGCCTCCAGGTGCGAAGGACAAGCGAGGCTTCGGCACCCGGCGCGTCCTCGCTCCCATCGCCTTCGTGCCCGTGCGCCTCACGCTCAAGAAGGGCCGCGCACCCTCGGTGGAGCTCGAGGGCGCCGAGGAGGGCGAGGACCGCGTCGCGCCCAACACCGCCCTGCTCGCCTGGGTGGAGCAACAGACCGGCCAGCGCTTCGGAGACCTCTTCAAGGACGAAGAAGGCGCCGACCCGTGGCGCGAGCTGAACGAGCTGGTCGCCGCGGTGGCCCGGGCCCTCGACCTGCCCGCCCCCGCGCCCTTCACCGCCACCACGCCCCTGGCCCCCGTCCCCCGCTCGGATGATGACGGCGACGCGAAGCCCACCATCCTCCCCAGCGCGGTGCTCGGTCTGTACCCGCTGTCCAACCAGAGCCTCGTCGACGACATGCGGGCGCTCGTGGACGGCGAGCCCATCTCCGGCCCCCTGGAGAGCTTCCTCCGCGTGGACGTGTCGCTCGGCGAGCCCGCGGGCCACGGGGGCGGCGAGCCCAACCTGGAGGGCCTCAAGCGCGCGGACGAGGAGCGGCTCGTCACCATCGCCGACCCGTG
Proteins encoded:
- a CDS encoding HIT family protein — encoded protein: MSDVNEPCLGCAIVRGDTRPVGGVLARAPGLVLHGVASPSPVPGWVVISSERHVRAWYDLDAEAARELGPFAARVMRAQREALGAEHAYAFAIGDVLRHFHLHLVPRFAQTPQRLWGRAAFDAAPADHRPAEELEAAARALAAALSG